A single window of uncultured Pseudodesulfovibrio sp. DNA harbors:
- a CDS encoding branched-chain amino acid transaminase, producing the protein MVQKSETIWFDGKQVPWDEANVHVLTHTLHYGAGVFEGIRAYECADGSSEVFRLDEHMVRLINSAKILGIKVPYTAEELTDAAIDTLKRNKLAGAYVRPLVFIGDGAMGVHPGDNPIRTIIATWPWGAYLGDDALVNGIAVKCSSFNRHHVNVMMTKSKACGNYVNSVLAKTEAVADGYHEAILLDTTGHVSEGSGENIFMVVDDVIYTPHSDGVLGGLTRNSIISLANDLGYEVREEPITRDMLYVADEVFFTGTAAELTPISSIDRRQIGEGKAGPVAMMLQTEYFKIVKGENPDYEHWLHRYSI; encoded by the coding sequence ATGGTCCAGAAATCCGAAACCATCTGGTTCGACGGTAAACAGGTCCCCTGGGACGAGGCAAATGTTCACGTCCTGACTCACACACTTCATTACGGCGCTGGTGTTTTCGAAGGCATCCGTGCGTATGAGTGCGCGGACGGATCTTCAGAAGTCTTTCGACTTGATGAACATATGGTTCGTCTGATTAATTCTGCCAAGATATTGGGCATCAAGGTTCCGTATACGGCAGAAGAATTGACCGATGCTGCCATTGATACCCTGAAGCGAAACAAGTTGGCCGGAGCCTATGTCCGTCCTCTGGTTTTCATTGGTGACGGTGCCATGGGTGTGCATCCCGGCGACAACCCTATTCGCACCATTATCGCAACATGGCCATGGGGTGCGTACCTTGGCGATGACGCATTGGTAAATGGTATTGCCGTCAAATGCAGTTCGTTCAATCGTCATCATGTCAATGTCATGATGACCAAATCCAAGGCGTGTGGTAACTATGTAAACTCCGTACTTGCCAAGACCGAAGCCGTGGCCGACGGTTATCACGAGGCTATTTTACTTGATACCACAGGTCATGTGTCCGAAGGGTCTGGCGAAAATATTTTTATGGTTGTGGATGACGTTATTTACACTCCGCACTCCGATGGCGTACTGGGCGGCTTGACCCGTAACTCCATCATCTCTTTGGCAAACGATCTCGGATATGAGGTCCGAGAAGAACCGATCACCCGTGACATGCTATACGTGGCCGACGAGGTCTTTTTTACGGGCACTGCGGCTGAACTGACGCCCATCAGTTCTATTGATCGTCGTCAAATAGGCGAGGGCAAGGCTGGTCCTGTGGCAATGATGCTGCAAACCGAGTACTTCAAGATCGTCAAGGGTGAGAATCCGGATTACGAACATTGGCTCCATCGTTATTCTATCTAA
- a CDS encoding aminotransferase class I/II-fold pyridoxal phosphate-dependent enzyme: protein MSKFARVDRLPPYVFAQVNELKMKMRHAGADIIDLGMGNPDVPTPKPILDKLTDAAHKAGNSKYSASKGIKGLRHGIRDWYYRRYNVSLDADREVCVTMGAKEGLAHLALAMLSPGDVVLAPDPAYPIHPYASIIAGADVRRVPIGPGQDFFENLETAVSHTWPKPKLLIINFPHNPTTQCVDLSFFQRIVDFAKEHDLYVIHDFAYADFVFDGYEAPSFMQAEGARDVGVEFFSMTKSYSMAGMRVGYCVGNPEMVNALTRIKSYLDYGIYQPIQIAAACALNGDLEDDPKFTQDDMDASVKEIMAVYEDRRNALCEGLNRIGWEVTPPKATMFLWAAIPDEFKKMGSVEFSKMLLQEAEVAVSPGLGFGQYGDDHVRFSFVENRHRTNQAVRNLRKFFAKG from the coding sequence ATGTCCAAGTTTGCAAGAGTCGATAGACTGCCCCCGTATGTTTTTGCTCAGGTCAACGAATTGAAAATGAAGATGCGCCACGCGGGCGCGGATATCATTGACCTTGGCATGGGCAATCCTGATGTGCCCACCCCCAAGCCCATCCTCGACAAACTGACTGACGCGGCGCACAAAGCCGGTAACTCTAAGTATTCAGCGTCGAAAGGCATCAAGGGTTTACGCCACGGAATCCGTGACTGGTACTACCGTCGCTATAATGTTTCTCTAGACGCTGACCGCGAAGTCTGTGTCACCATGGGAGCGAAGGAAGGCTTGGCCCACCTTGCGCTGGCCATGCTTTCCCCTGGTGATGTCGTTCTGGCACCGGACCCAGCCTACCCGATTCACCCGTATGCTTCCATCATTGCTGGTGCAGACGTACGTCGTGTACCCATCGGCCCCGGTCAGGATTTCTTTGAAAATCTGGAAACCGCTGTCTCCCACACATGGCCCAAACCCAAGTTGTTAATCATCAACTTCCCGCACAACCCGACCACACAGTGCGTGGACTTGAGCTTTTTCCAGCGTATCGTTGATTTCGCTAAAGAACATGACCTCTACGTCATTCATGACTTCGCCTATGCGGATTTCGTATTCGACGGTTACGAAGCCCCCAGCTTCATGCAGGCCGAAGGCGCTCGTGACGTAGGTGTCGAATTCTTTTCCATGACCAAAAGTTATTCCATGGCTGGTATGCGCGTTGGTTACTGCGTCGGTAACCCGGAAATGGTCAATGCTCTGACTCGTATCAAGAGTTACCTTGACTACGGTATTTATCAGCCCATTCAGATCGCTGCCGCCTGCGCCCTCAACGGTGACCTTGAGGATGATCCCAAGTTCACACAGGACGACATGGACGCATCGGTCAAGGAAATCATGGCCGTGTATGAAGATCGTCGTAACGCCTTGTGCGAAGGCCTCAACCGCATCGGCTGGGAAGTGACACCACCCAAGGCAACCATGTTTCTGTGGGCCGCCATTCCTGACGAATTTAAAAAGATGGGTTCCGTTGAATTCTCCAAGATGCTCTTGCAAGAAGCAGAAGTCGCAGTCTCGCCCGGCCTTGGTTTCGGCCAGTACGGCGACGACCATGTCCGCTTTAGTTTTGTCGAAAACCGACATCGCACCAATCAGGCAGTCCGCAACCTGCGCAAATTCTTCGCAAAGGGGTAA
- a CDS encoding homoserine dehydrogenase produces MDVIKLGLGGFGTVGSGLAKILDSNAQRIEKRLGKRIEIRSVLVRDLTKKRAFDPGPNVTFTDDPNVLVNDPDIDIVVELMGGLDTAKDLVLKAFAAGKHVVTANKHLLAEHGLELFDAAREHSTGLMFEASCAGGIPIVQTLKESLAGDEITQMLGIMNGTANYILSEMTTKGLDFETALADAQDLGYAEADPTFDIEGFDTAHKLCVLIRMAYGVDYPLNEIPIQGITGVTPMDIQFAREFGYRIKLLAHVMDVDGKLEAGVHPALVPYTYLLARVGGNYNAVRLEGNAVGPIMLHGQGAGDLPTGSAVLADILNIVRNVGKGCPAPDNTGFRNQPLTKANILPPEDSESKYYFRFTVADRTGVMAAITKSMATHGISIAQAVQKGEAGAEGVPLVIVSHETPAKAVTAMIEEMDAMDFTVEPCVKFRIL; encoded by the coding sequence ATGGACGTTATTAAACTCGGTCTTGGCGGTTTCGGCACAGTCGGATCTGGTCTGGCAAAAATTCTGGACAGCAATGCACAACGCATTGAAAAAAGACTCGGCAAACGCATTGAAATCAGATCAGTACTTGTGCGCGATCTGACCAAGAAACGTGCCTTTGATCCGGGTCCGAACGTCACTTTTACCGATGACCCAAACGTACTGGTCAATGATCCAGATATTGATATCGTGGTCGAACTCATGGGTGGTCTCGACACAGCAAAAGACTTGGTACTCAAGGCTTTTGCCGCAGGCAAACATGTAGTCACAGCCAACAAGCATCTTTTGGCCGAACATGGACTGGAACTTTTCGACGCGGCCCGAGAACACTCCACAGGCCTTATGTTCGAAGCAAGTTGTGCCGGTGGCATTCCTATTGTTCAGACCTTGAAAGAAAGTCTGGCCGGAGATGAAATCACACAAATGCTTGGTATCATGAATGGTACAGCCAATTATATCCTGTCTGAAATGACCACCAAGGGGCTGGATTTTGAAACAGCTCTGGCTGACGCTCAAGATCTTGGGTATGCCGAGGCCGACCCAACCTTTGATATTGAAGGTTTTGACACAGCGCATAAACTTTGCGTGCTTATTCGCATGGCTTATGGTGTCGACTATCCTCTGAATGAAATCCCCATTCAAGGAATCACCGGGGTCACCCCCATGGACATTCAATTCGCTCGCGAATTCGGCTACCGTATCAAATTGCTGGCTCATGTCATGGACGTGGACGGCAAATTGGAAGCGGGTGTCCATCCGGCTTTGGTGCCATATACTTACTTGTTGGCTCGTGTGGGCGGCAACTACAATGCCGTACGACTGGAAGGCAACGCGGTAGGGCCGATCATGTTGCATGGTCAAGGTGCCGGAGATCTCCCGACGGGCAGTGCCGTGTTGGCAGACATCCTGAATATCGTCCGTAATGTTGGAAAAGGATGCCCTGCACCGGATAATACCGGTTTCAGAAATCAACCCCTGACAAAAGCGAATATTCTTCCACCAGAAGATTCAGAATCCAAATATTACTTCCGTTTCACCGTTGCCGACCGCACAGGTGTCATGGCCGCCATCACCAAATCTATGGCGACTCACGGCATTTCCATTGCGCAGGCCGTACAAAAAGGCGAAGCCGGAGCCGAAGGTGTGCCATTGGTGATAGTCAGTCATGAGACCCCTGCTAAAGCAGTAACTGCCATGATTGAAGAAATGGACGCCATGGATTTCACCGTCGAACCCTGCGTCAAATTTAGAATACTTTAG